In the genome of Halosolutus amylolyticus, the window ATCCGGAGTGCGTCGGACCGGCAACCGACTGGAATCAGAACCTCGACGTAACGCACGGATGGGAGTAAACCGCACGCTCACAGACCACTCGTTACGCGGTTACTGAACTTCTTCGACCATTACTTATCTCCCGACAAACAGGTCTGTCGCGACGGGGTGCCCGTAGCGATTCCGGTCCTGATCCGTCACCGCTTCAACTCCTTCGCGATCGTCTCCATGTCGGCAGCCTCCGTAATCTCGTCGAGGAGGTCCTCGCGCTTGCGGACCGCTTCGGAGCTGGCACCGTAGGCGCGGACGTACTCGGCGCGGCTGTGTTCGGTAAAGGCGTGACGGATCGCGAGATAGCCGTCCGGGACGACGGTGCCACAGACTTTGCACTCGCGGCGCTCGTGCTCGGTCGCCTGATGGACCACCGCTGACTCGACGTCGTCGAACACCCTTCCACAGCCGTCGATGCCGCATTGCCAGGCCATCCTCTCGAAAAATCGATCGGCCGACCTAAAGGTCTTTTCGCAGCAGCCGCCGATCGGGACGACCGGTACTCGATCGGCACAGTGCCGGCCGAACCGTCGACCCGCCGCCGAATCAGAACCCATAACTCGTCACTCTCGAAAGCACACGATACTCGTGAGCGATGGAGCGGAGTTCCGAGTCGACTGT includes:
- a CDS encoding DUF7565 family protein, with the translated sequence MAWQCGIDGCGRVFDDVESAVVHQATEHERRECKVCGTVVPDGYLAIRHAFTEHSRAEYVRAYGASSEAVRKREDLLDEITEAADMETIAKELKR